Genomic segment of Rubrivirga sp. SAORIC476:
CGCGAGCAGGCTCGTGCTGGCGGCGCCGGCCCCGAACCCGGCCGCGGGGTCCGTCACCCTGGGCTATGCCATCCCCGAGGCCGGCCCGGTCCGGCTGGCGGTCCTCGACCTGCTCGGCCGCGAGGTCGCCCGCCTCGTCGACGGCGAGCGCCCCGCCGGGACCCACGAGGTCCGCCTCGACACGGCGCGGCTGGCGCCGGGCGTCTACATCGCCCACCTCGGGACCGAGGCGGGGGGGCTCACGCGGCGCCTGACGGTGGTGCGGTAGCGGCTACCAGCGGTCTCCGTGACGCCCGCCGCGCCGCCCGCGTCGGCCACGGTCGTGGCCGCGGGCACGGAAGGGGTACGCTGTCAGCCCGACCGACAGGCGGCCCTCGCCGAAGTCCACTTCCTCGTCGGTGATGTCGAGCGTCACGTTGCCGACCTGGACCTCGTCGAACCGGCCGCCGCCGAGGTGGACGGCCGCGTCCAGCGCGACGGTCGGGCTCAGGAAGTACGCCACGCCGAGCCCGGCCGTCAGGCCGCCGCCCCGGAGTTCGAGGTCGCGGTCGTCATCCTGGAGGACGGTGCCGCGCAGCGCCACGTCGAGGTACGGCCGCAGCGCATGTCCCGCGTTCAGGTTGAACCGACCGCCGATCTCGCCCGCGCCGAAGTCGACCTCGTCCCGCCCGTCGATCTCGACGCGCCCGCCCGCCGCGCCCGCGTACAGGGTGAACACGGGCGAGAAGCCGTACCCCGCCCGCAGAGAGACCGTGCCGCCTTCGACCTCCACGTCGCTGCCGTCGTCGTCGATGACGAGGCCCTGGCCGTCAAGGCCGATCTGGAGCAGGAGGCCTTCGGTGTTGGACGCCCCATACGGCTGGGCGGCCAGCGGGAGCGAGAGGGCGAGGAGGGAGGCCGCGAGGAGCGTGCGCATGGCAGAGAGG
This window contains:
- a CDS encoding outer membrane beta-barrel protein, encoding MRTLLAASLLALSLPLAAQPYGASNTEGLLLQIGLDGQGLVIDDDGSDVEVEGGTVSLRAGYGFSPVFTLYAGAAGGRVEIDGRDEVDFGAGEIGGRFNLNAGHALRPYLDVALRGTVLQDDDRDLELRGGGLTAGLGVAYFLSPTVALDAAVHLGGGRFDEVQVGNVTLDITDEEVDFGEGRLSVGLTAYPFRARGHDRGRRGRRGGRHGDRW